The Raphanus sativus cultivar WK10039 chromosome 2, ASM80110v3, whole genome shotgun sequence genome includes a region encoding these proteins:
- the LOC108836933 gene encoding uncharacterized protein LOC108836933: MQVVSPSSPAARFVGKERFAELYGKLNDDFSSKLKVSGVTEMEEEKSDHDDDNHDGEEGDEFSFASVNGETSPITADEAFEDGQIRPVYPFFNRNLLFEPEAKESLRSPLKKVFVERDEATTTAATREEESEPIGPYCSWSGRTVEEASPKTCRKSNSTGFSKLWRFRDLVLRSKSDGKDAFVFLSNGSSSSKSSPSSTTAAAAKPSGGVKRTPEKAAKKMKAKSAHERLYMRNRAIREEGKRRSYLPYKHVGFFTNVNGLTRNVHPY, from the coding sequence atgcAAGTTGTTTCTCCTTCGTCTCCGGCGGCTAGGTTCGTCGGAAAAGAAAGATTCGCCGAGCTTTACGGGAAACTAAACGACGACTTCAGCTCCAAACTCAAGGTCAGCGGTGTTACAGAGATGGAAGAAGAAAAATCTGATCATGATGATGATAACCATGATGGAGAAGAAGGTGATGAGTTCTCGTTCGCTAGTGTAAATGGAGAGACCTCACCGATAACGGCGGACGAAGCTTTCGAAGACGGTCAGATCCGACCGGTTTACCCTTTCTTTAACCGGAATCTCCTCTTCGAACCGGAGGCTAAAGAGTCTCTCCGTTCACCTCTCAAGAAGGTCTTCGTTGAACGAGACGAAGCTACCACAACCGCGGCAACGAGGGAAGAAGAATCTGAACCGATCGGTCCTTATTGCTCGTGGTCAGGTAGGACGGTGGAGGAAGCTTCGCCGAAGACTTGTCGGAAAAGCAACTCGACGGGATTCTCGAAGCTTTGGAGGTTCAGAGATCTTGTCCTGAGAAGCAAAAGCGACGGCAAAGACGCGTTTGTGTTTCTCAGCAACGGTTCTTCTTCGTCGAAGTCGTCTCCTTCTTCAACAACTGCCGCGGCGGCGAAACCGAGCGGCGGTGTGAAGAGAACGCCGGAGAAAGCAGCGAAGAAGATGAAAGCGAAGTCGGCGCACGAGAGACTGTACATGAGGAACAGAGCGATAAGGGAAGAAGGGAAACGGAGATCGTATCTTCCCTACAAACATGTCGGATTCTTCACTAATGTCAATGGTCTTACAAGGAATGTTCATCCTTACTGA